From Halichoerus grypus chromosome 6, mHalGry1.hap1.1, whole genome shotgun sequence, one genomic window encodes:
- the TSFM gene encoding elongation factor Ts, mitochondrial isoform X1: MSLLRSFRLFLAARAGSCPAGPLLLQAPQPWHTLRPGPRLSSSACSKELLMKLRRKTGYSFVNCKKALETCGGDLKQAESWLHKQAQKEGWSRAAKLHGRKTKEGLIGLLQDGNTTVLVEVNCETDFVSRNLKFQQLVQQVALGTLLHCRNLKDQLSTYSKGFLNSSELSELPVGPEREGCLKDQLALAIGKLGENMTLKRAAWVKVPAGFYVGSYVHGAMHSPSLHNLVLGKYGALVICETSERKAGLEDLGRRLGQHVVGMAPLSVGSLDDEPGGEAETKMLSQPYLLDPSITLGQYVQPQGVSVVDFVRFECGEGEEAAEAE, encoded by the exons ATGTCGCTGCTGCGGTCGTTTCGCCTCTTCCTGGCCGCGCGGGCCGGGAGCTGCCCG GCGGGACCCCTTCTGCTTCAGGCGCCTCAGCCGTGGCACACATTGCGCCCTGGGCCCCGGCTCTCTTCCTCGGCCTGCAGCAAGGAGCTTCTCATGAAGCTACGGCGAAAAACAGGCTATTCCTTTGTAAACTGCAAGAAAGCCCTGGAGACTTGTGGCGGGGATCTCAAACAG gcAGAGAGCTGGCTCCACAAACAGGCCCAGAAGGAAGGCTGGAGCAGAGCTGCCAAACTCCATGGCAGGAAGACTAAAGAAGGTCTGATTGGGCTGCTTCAGGATGGAAACACAACTGTGTTAGTAGAG GTAAACTGTGAGACAGATTTTGtttccagaaatttaaaatttcaacagtTGGTCCAGCAAGTCGCCCTGGGGACCCTGTTGCATTGTCGGAACCTAAAGGATCAACTCTCCACATACAGTAAA GGCTTCTTGAATTCCTCTGAGCTCTCTGAACTTCCGGTTGGGCCCGAGAGAGAGGGCTGTCTCAAGGATCAGCTAGCCTTAGCAATTG gGAAACTGGGAGAAAACATGACTCTTAAACGAGCTGCATGGGTAAAGGTGCCGGCTGGGTTCTACGTTGGCTCTTACGTCCATGGAGCGATGCACAGCCCGTCGCTCCACAACCTGGTGCTGGGGAAGTACGGGGCCCTGGTCATCTGCGAGACATCTGAGCGCAAAGCAGGCCTAGAGGACCTGGGTCGCCGCCTTGGGCAGCATGTGGTGGGCATGGCCCCTCTCTCTGTTGGCTCTTTGGATGATGAGCCTGGTGGGGAGGCGGAAACCAAGATGCTGTCCCAGCCATACTTGCTGGATCCCTCCATCACGTTGGGACAGTATGTGCAGCCTCAAGGAGTGTCTGTCGTAGACTTTGTGCGGTTTGAATGTGGGGAAGGCGAAGAGGCAGCAGAAGCTGAATAG
- the TSFM gene encoding elongation factor Ts, mitochondrial isoform X2, producing MSLLRSFRLFLAARAGSCPAESWLHKQAQKEGWSRAAKLHGRKTKEGLIGLLQDGNTTVLVEVNCETDFVSRNLKFQQLVQQVALGTLLHCRNLKDQLSTYSKGFLNSSELSELPVGPEREGCLKDQLALAIGKLGENMTLKRAAWVKVPAGFYVGSYVHGAMHSPSLHNLVLGKYGALVICETSERKAGLEDLGRRLGQHVVGMAPLSVGSLDDEPGGEAETKMLSQPYLLDPSITLGQYVQPQGVSVVDFVRFECGEGEEAAEAE from the exons ATGTCGCTGCTGCGGTCGTTTCGCCTCTTCCTGGCCGCGCGGGCCGGGAGCTGCCCG gcAGAGAGCTGGCTCCACAAACAGGCCCAGAAGGAAGGCTGGAGCAGAGCTGCCAAACTCCATGGCAGGAAGACTAAAGAAGGTCTGATTGGGCTGCTTCAGGATGGAAACACAACTGTGTTAGTAGAG GTAAACTGTGAGACAGATTTTGtttccagaaatttaaaatttcaacagtTGGTCCAGCAAGTCGCCCTGGGGACCCTGTTGCATTGTCGGAACCTAAAGGATCAACTCTCCACATACAGTAAA GGCTTCTTGAATTCCTCTGAGCTCTCTGAACTTCCGGTTGGGCCCGAGAGAGAGGGCTGTCTCAAGGATCAGCTAGCCTTAGCAATTG gGAAACTGGGAGAAAACATGACTCTTAAACGAGCTGCATGGGTAAAGGTGCCGGCTGGGTTCTACGTTGGCTCTTACGTCCATGGAGCGATGCACAGCCCGTCGCTCCACAACCTGGTGCTGGGGAAGTACGGGGCCCTGGTCATCTGCGAGACATCTGAGCGCAAAGCAGGCCTAGAGGACCTGGGTCGCCGCCTTGGGCAGCATGTGGTGGGCATGGCCCCTCTCTCTGTTGGCTCTTTGGATGATGAGCCTGGTGGGGAGGCGGAAACCAAGATGCTGTCCCAGCCATACTTGCTGGATCCCTCCATCACGTTGGGACAGTATGTGCAGCCTCAAGGAGTGTCTGTCGTAGACTTTGTGCGGTTTGAATGTGGGGAAGGCGAAGAGGCAGCAGAAGCTGAATAG
- the AVIL gene encoding advillin isoform X2 codes for MSLSSAFRAVGNDPGIITWRIEKLELALVPLSAHGNFYEGDCYVILSTRRVGSLLSQDIHFWIGKDSSQDEQTCAAIYTTQLDDYLGGSPVQHREVQYHESDTFHGYFKQGIIYKKGGVASGMKHVETNTYDVKRLLHVKGKRNIRATEVEMSWDSFNQGDVFLLDLGKVIIQWNGPESNSGERLKAMLLAKDIRDRERGGRAEIGVIEGDKEAASPELMKVLQDTLGQRSIIKPAVPDEIMDQQQKSNIMLYHVSDSAGQLVVTEVATRPLVQDLLNHDDCYILDQSGTKIYVWKGRRATKTEKQTAMSKALNFIQMQGYRCSTNVETVNDGAESAMFKQLFQKWAVKDQTVGLGKTSGVGKIAKVLQDKFDVTLLHTKPEVAAQERMVDDGNGEVEIWRIENLELVPVEHQWYGFFYGGDCYLVLYTYEVNGKPRYILYIWQGRHASKDELVASAYQATEVDQQFDGAPVQVRVTMGKEPRHFMAIFKGKLVIFEGGTSRKGNAEPNPPVRLFQIQGNDKSNTKAVEVPALASSLNSSDAFLLRSQAENYLWYGKGSSGDERAMAKELASLLCEGTEDTVAEGQEPAEFWDLLGGKTAYANDKRLQQEILDVQPRLFECSNKTGRFVVTEITDFTQDDLNPGDVMLLDTWDQVFLWIGAEANATEKESALATAQEYLHTHPSGRDADTPILIIKQGFEPPIFTGWFLAWDPHVWSAGKSYEQLKEELGDATAITRITADMRNATLSLNSEPKYYPIEVLLKHQNQELPEDVNPAKKENYLSEQDFISVFGITRGQFAALPGWKQLQMKKEKGLF; via the exons ATGTCTCTGAGCAGCGCCTTCAGGGCTGTGGGcaacgaccctgggatcatcacctggaGAATAGAG AAACTGGAGCTGGCGCTGGTTCCCCTGAGTGCCCACGGCAACTTCTATGAGGGGGACTGCTACGTCATCCTCTCG ACACGGAGAGTGGGCAGCCTCCTCTCCCAGGACATCCACTTCTGGATCGGGAAGGACTCCTCCCAGGATGAGCAGACCTGCGCGGCCATCTACACCACACAGCTGGATGACTACCTGGGGGGCAGCCCCGTGCAGCACCGAGAGGTCCAGTACCACGAGTCTGACACCTTCCACGGCTACTTCAAGCAGGGCATCAT CTACAAGAAGGGGGGCGTGGCCTCCGGGATGAAGCATGTGGAGACCAACACCTATGACGTGAAGCGGCTGTTACACGtgaaggggaaaagaaacatCAGGGCCACCGAG GTGGAGATGAGCTGGGACAGTTTTAACCAAGGCGATGTCTTCTTGCTGGACCTTGGGAAGGTCATCATCCAATGGAATGGGCCAGAGAGCAACAGCGGAGAGCGCCTGAAG GCTATGCTTCTGGCAAAGGATATTCGGGACAGGGAACGAGGGGGCCGTGCTGAAATAGGCGTGATCGAGGGAGACAAGGAGGCAGCAAGTCCAGAGCTGATGAAGGTCCTTCAGGACACCCTTGGCCAGCGCTCTATTATCAAGCCTGCCGTGCCCGATGAGATCATGGACCAGCAGCAGAAATCAAACATCATGTTGTATCA TGTCTCGGACTCAGCTGGGCAGCTGGTGGTCACAGAGGTAGCGACAAGGCCCCTGGTCCAGGACTTACTGAACCATGAC GACTGCTACATCTTAGACCAAAGTGGAACCAAGATCTACgtgtggaaaggaagaagagcCACAAAGACTGAGAAACAGACGGCCATGTCTAAAGCCCTG AACTTCATCCAGATGCAGGGCTACCGCTGCAGCACCAACGTGGAGACCGTCAACGACGGTGCCGAGTCGGCCATGTTCAAGCAGCTGTTCCAGAAGTGGGCAGTGAAGGACCAGACCGTGGGCCTGGGGAAAACGTCTGGTGTCGGCAAAATTG CTAAAGTTCTCCAGGATAAATTTGATGTGACTTTGCTGCACACCAAGCCGGAGGTCGCTGCCCAGGAAAGAATGGTCGATGATGGCAATGGGGAGGTTGAG ATCTGGAGGATTGAAAACCTGGAGCTGGTCCCCGTGGAGCATCAGTGGTATGGCTTCTTCTATGGGGGAGACTGCTATCTGGTTCTCTACACATACGAGGTGAATGGGAAGCCACGCTACATCTTGTATATCTGGCAG GGCCGCCACGCCTCCAAGGATGAGCTGGTGGCCTCGGCATACCAGGCCACGGAGGTGGATCAGCAGTTTGACGGGGCGCCTGTGCAGGTCCGAGTTACCATGGGGAAGGAGCCCCGCCACTTCATGGCCATCTTCAAAGGGAAGCTGGTTATCTTTGAG GGTGGGACTTCCAGAAAGGGAAATGCTGAGCCCAATCCCCCGGTAAGGCTCTTCCAGATTCAAGGAAATGACAAATCTAACACCAAAGCGGTGGAGGTTCCAGCCTTGGCCTCCTCCCTGAACTCCAGTGATGCCTTTCTGCTACGGAGCCAGGCAGAGAACTACCTGTGGTACGGCAAG GGGTCTAGTGGGGATGAGCGGGCGATGGCTAAGGAGCTGGCCAGCCTTCTCTGCGAGGGCACCGAGGACACTGTGGCCGAGGGCCAGGAGCCAGCTGAGTTCTGGGACCTGCTGGGAGGAAAAACGGCCTATGCCAACGACAAAAG ACTACAGCAGGAAATCCTAGATGTGCAGCCTCGTCTCTTTGAATGTTCCAATAAGACTGGGCGGTTCGTTGTCACGGAGATCACAGACTTCACCCAGGATGACCTGAACCCAGGTGATGTGATGCTCCTAGATACCTGGGACCAG GTGTTCTTGTGGATTGGGGCTGAGGCCAATGCCACAGAGAAGGAGAGCGCCCTTGCGACGGCCCAGGAGTACCTGCACACTCACCCCAGCGGCCGGGATGCAGACACACCGATCCTGATCATCAAACAGGGCTTTGAGCCTCCCATCTTCACGGGCTGGTTCTTGGCGTGGGACCCTCATGTTTGGAGC GCAGGGAAATCCTATGAGCAGTTAAAAGAAGAGCTGGGAGATGCCACTGCTATCACGAGAATCACTGCT GACATGAGGAATGCAACCCTCTCCCTGAATTCTGAGCCAAAATATTACCCTATAGAAGTCCTGTTGAAACATCAAAATCAGGAGCTGCCTGAGGATGTGAACCCTGCCAAAAAGGAG aATTACCTCTCTGAACaggattttatttctgtgtttggcATCACAAGAGGGCAATTTGCTGCTCTGCCTGGCTGGAAGCAGctccaaatgaagaaagaaaaggggcttTTCTAA
- the AVIL gene encoding advillin isoform X1 — MSLSSAFRAVGNDPGIITWRIEKLELALVPLSAHGNFYEGDCYVILSTRRVGSLLSQDIHFWIGKDSSQDEQTCAAIYTTQLDDYLGGSPVQHREVQYHESDTFHGYFKQGIIYKKGGVASGMKHVETNTYDVKRLLHVKGKRNIRATEVEMSWDSFNQGDVFLLDLGKVIIQWNGPESNSGERLKAMLLAKDIRDRERGGRAEIGVIEGDKEAASPELMKVLQDTLGQRSIIKPAVPDEIMDQQQKSNIMLYHVSDSAGQLVVTEVATRPLVQDLLNHDDCYILDQSGTKIYVWKGRRATKTEKQTAMSKALNFIQMQGYRCSTNVETVNDGAESAMFKQLFQKWAVKDQTVGLGKTSGVGKIAKVLQDKFDVTLLHTKPEVAAQERMVDDGNGEVEIWRIENLELVPVEHQWYGFFYGGDCYLVLYTYEVNGKPRYILYIWQVGLTQAPPWDPDATSGPWAGARGSKDPVLTLSPLQGRHASKDELVASAYQATEVDQQFDGAPVQVRVTMGKEPRHFMAIFKGKLVIFEGGTSRKGNAEPNPPVRLFQIQGNDKSNTKAVEVPALASSLNSSDAFLLRSQAENYLWYGKGSSGDERAMAKELASLLCEGTEDTVAEGQEPAEFWDLLGGKTAYANDKRLQQEILDVQPRLFECSNKTGRFVVTEITDFTQDDLNPGDVMLLDTWDQVFLWIGAEANATEKESALATAQEYLHTHPSGRDADTPILIIKQGFEPPIFTGWFLAWDPHVWSAGKSYEQLKEELGDATAITRITADMRNATLSLNSEPKYYPIEVLLKHQNQELPEDVNPAKKENYLSEQDFISVFGITRGQFAALPGWKQLQMKKEKGLF, encoded by the exons ATGTCTCTGAGCAGCGCCTTCAGGGCTGTGGGcaacgaccctgggatcatcacctggaGAATAGAG AAACTGGAGCTGGCGCTGGTTCCCCTGAGTGCCCACGGCAACTTCTATGAGGGGGACTGCTACGTCATCCTCTCG ACACGGAGAGTGGGCAGCCTCCTCTCCCAGGACATCCACTTCTGGATCGGGAAGGACTCCTCCCAGGATGAGCAGACCTGCGCGGCCATCTACACCACACAGCTGGATGACTACCTGGGGGGCAGCCCCGTGCAGCACCGAGAGGTCCAGTACCACGAGTCTGACACCTTCCACGGCTACTTCAAGCAGGGCATCAT CTACAAGAAGGGGGGCGTGGCCTCCGGGATGAAGCATGTGGAGACCAACACCTATGACGTGAAGCGGCTGTTACACGtgaaggggaaaagaaacatCAGGGCCACCGAG GTGGAGATGAGCTGGGACAGTTTTAACCAAGGCGATGTCTTCTTGCTGGACCTTGGGAAGGTCATCATCCAATGGAATGGGCCAGAGAGCAACAGCGGAGAGCGCCTGAAG GCTATGCTTCTGGCAAAGGATATTCGGGACAGGGAACGAGGGGGCCGTGCTGAAATAGGCGTGATCGAGGGAGACAAGGAGGCAGCAAGTCCAGAGCTGATGAAGGTCCTTCAGGACACCCTTGGCCAGCGCTCTATTATCAAGCCTGCCGTGCCCGATGAGATCATGGACCAGCAGCAGAAATCAAACATCATGTTGTATCA TGTCTCGGACTCAGCTGGGCAGCTGGTGGTCACAGAGGTAGCGACAAGGCCCCTGGTCCAGGACTTACTGAACCATGAC GACTGCTACATCTTAGACCAAAGTGGAACCAAGATCTACgtgtggaaaggaagaagagcCACAAAGACTGAGAAACAGACGGCCATGTCTAAAGCCCTG AACTTCATCCAGATGCAGGGCTACCGCTGCAGCACCAACGTGGAGACCGTCAACGACGGTGCCGAGTCGGCCATGTTCAAGCAGCTGTTCCAGAAGTGGGCAGTGAAGGACCAGACCGTGGGCCTGGGGAAAACGTCTGGTGTCGGCAAAATTG CTAAAGTTCTCCAGGATAAATTTGATGTGACTTTGCTGCACACCAAGCCGGAGGTCGCTGCCCAGGAAAGAATGGTCGATGATGGCAATGGGGAGGTTGAG ATCTGGAGGATTGAAAACCTGGAGCTGGTCCCCGTGGAGCATCAGTGGTATGGCTTCTTCTATGGGGGAGACTGCTATCTGGTTCTCTACACATACGAGGTGAATGGGAAGCCACGCTACATCTTGTATATCTGGCAGGTAGGCCTGACGCAGGCTCCTCCTTGGGATCCTGACGCTACCTCTGGCCCCTGGGCGGGGGCGAGGGGTAGCAAGGACCCAGTGCTCACCCTCTCACCCCTGCAGGGCCGCCACGCCTCCAAGGATGAGCTGGTGGCCTCGGCATACCAGGCCACGGAGGTGGATCAGCAGTTTGACGGGGCGCCTGTGCAGGTCCGAGTTACCATGGGGAAGGAGCCCCGCCACTTCATGGCCATCTTCAAAGGGAAGCTGGTTATCTTTGAG GGTGGGACTTCCAGAAAGGGAAATGCTGAGCCCAATCCCCCGGTAAGGCTCTTCCAGATTCAAGGAAATGACAAATCTAACACCAAAGCGGTGGAGGTTCCAGCCTTGGCCTCCTCCCTGAACTCCAGTGATGCCTTTCTGCTACGGAGCCAGGCAGAGAACTACCTGTGGTACGGCAAG GGGTCTAGTGGGGATGAGCGGGCGATGGCTAAGGAGCTGGCCAGCCTTCTCTGCGAGGGCACCGAGGACACTGTGGCCGAGGGCCAGGAGCCAGCTGAGTTCTGGGACCTGCTGGGAGGAAAAACGGCCTATGCCAACGACAAAAG ACTACAGCAGGAAATCCTAGATGTGCAGCCTCGTCTCTTTGAATGTTCCAATAAGACTGGGCGGTTCGTTGTCACGGAGATCACAGACTTCACCCAGGATGACCTGAACCCAGGTGATGTGATGCTCCTAGATACCTGGGACCAG GTGTTCTTGTGGATTGGGGCTGAGGCCAATGCCACAGAGAAGGAGAGCGCCCTTGCGACGGCCCAGGAGTACCTGCACACTCACCCCAGCGGCCGGGATGCAGACACACCGATCCTGATCATCAAACAGGGCTTTGAGCCTCCCATCTTCACGGGCTGGTTCTTGGCGTGGGACCCTCATGTTTGGAGC GCAGGGAAATCCTATGAGCAGTTAAAAGAAGAGCTGGGAGATGCCACTGCTATCACGAGAATCACTGCT GACATGAGGAATGCAACCCTCTCCCTGAATTCTGAGCCAAAATATTACCCTATAGAAGTCCTGTTGAAACATCAAAATCAGGAGCTGCCTGAGGATGTGAACCCTGCCAAAAAGGAG aATTACCTCTCTGAACaggattttatttctgtgtttggcATCACAAGAGGGCAATTTGCTGCTCTGCCTGGCTGGAAGCAGctccaaatgaagaaagaaaaggggcttTTCTAA